Proteins found in one Mustela lutreola isolate mMusLut2 chromosome 10, mMusLut2.pri, whole genome shotgun sequence genomic segment:
- the CROCC gene encoding rootletin isoform X5, which yields MSLGLEEPLEAQLALETVIQTLESGVLRAGQEEGLGVQDPAQDSPRTAGLPARIREIVTRHLSQPESQAPLPAPEMASLRSLQEENQLLQQELSHVEDLLAQSRAERDELAIKYNAVSERTLQYRKKCSELEQQLVERSTELEQQRLRDTEHSHDLESALVRLEEEQQRSASLAQVNSMLREQLDQANSANQALSEDIRKVTADWTRCRKELEQREAAWRREEESFNTYFSNEHSRLLLLWRQVVGVRRLVSEVKMSTERDLLHLGGELARTSRAIQEADLGLSTGLQLAESRAEAALEKQALLQLQLDEQLRDKVLQEKELAQLQVQSNLDKANLSARVTELALTVERLQNQNLEKDRVNKALSEKLEALESLRLQEQAALETEDGEGLQQTLRDLAQAVLSDMESGVQLSGSERTADASDGSLRGLSGPRTPSPPRRSSPARGRSPRRGPSPACSDSSTLALIHSALHKRQLQIQDIRGRYEASQDLLGALRKQLSDSESERRGLEEQLQRLRDETSGATQAHEDAQREAQRLRSTVDLLSREKDSLACSLQAAQQQAEELRQEREKLQAAQEELRRQRDRLEEEREDTAQDSTRARRELERSHRQLEQLEGKRSGLAKELVAVREALSSATLQRDMLQAEKAEVAEALTKAEAGRVELELSVTKLRVEEASLRDSLSKLSALNESLAQDKLGLNRLVAQLEEEKAALLGRQRQVEQEASLAREEQERLEQLRLEQEVEQQGLEGSLRVAEQAREALEFQLPSLHQERSRLQEQLAQLSRQLSGREHELEQARRETQRQVEALERAAREKEALAKERAGLAVQLAAAEREGRTLSEEATRLRLEKEALESSLFEVQRQLAQLEARREQLETDGQALLLAKEALTGELAGLRQQMTITEQKAALDKELMAQKLVQAEREAQASLREQRTAHEEDLQRLQREKEAAWRELEAERAQLQNQLQREREELLARLEAEKEELSEEIAALQQERDEGLLLAESEKQQALSLKESEKTALSEKLLGTQHSLAAISLEMERQKRDAQSRQEQDRVGQARQSTVNALTSELRDLRAKLEEATAAHAQEAKRLQEQARNLERQRESSAREAEELRTQLRLLEDARDGLRRELLEAQRKVREGQDGREAQRQEASELRRSLSEGVQEREALRRSNEELRAAVKKAESERISLKLANEDKEQKLALLADARVAVGKEAEELRAGLQEVERSRLEARRELQELRRQMKMLDSENARLGRELVELQGRLTLGERAEKEGRREALGLRQKLLKGEANLEAMRQEVQGAQRKLQEQEGEFRARERGLLGSLEEARSAEKQQLDHARSLELKLEAARAESAELGLRLSAAEGRAQGLEAELARVEAQRRAAEAQLGGLRSALRRGLGLGRSPSPAPVPSPSSPARSAPAGGNGEGLYSPSPLEHSPGSEPPSPGPATSPASPDLDPEAVRGALRDFLQELRSAQRQRDELRAQMSTLSRQLAEMEAERDNAMSRVRQLQKAVAESEEARRGVDGRLSGAQAQLAEQEESVRRSERERRAALDQVAALERSLQATESELRASQEKISKMKANEVKLESDKRRLKEVLDASESRTIKLELQRRSLEGELQRSRLGLSDREAQAQALQDRVDSLQRQVADSEVKAGTLQLTVDRLSGALVKVEESEGALRDKVQGLTEALAQNNASLTSTQDKNLHLQKALTACEHDRQVLQERLEAARQALSEARKQSSSLVEQVQTMRGELADLELQRAEAEGQLQQLQEVLRQRQEAEAAALHTVQKLRDERRLLQERLDGLQGALGQLEVEKREVERSALRLEKDRLALKRMLDKVEREKLRSHEDTVRLNVERGRLDRTLTGAELELAEAQKQIQLLEAQVAALEAQSPARLEAEEQQQQELQQEVERLRSAQVQTERTLEARERAHRQRVRGLEEQTYLYACMWELKPSPSSLDNKEAVSPPPRHDPQTLGGEDVAVHLSGWVRWSW from the exons ATGAGTTTGGGGCTGGAGGAACCTTTGGAGGCCCAGCTGGCACTGGAGACGGTTATCCAG ACCCTGGAGAGCGGTGTCCTGAGAGCAGGCCAGGAGGAGGGCCTGGGCGTGCAGGACCCGGCCCAGGACTCTCCCAGGACCGCCGGCCTGCCTGCCCGCATCAGAGAGATTGTCACCCGCCACCTCTCCCAGCCTGAGAGCCAAG CCCCGCTGCCCGCCCCGGAGATGGCATCCTTGCGCTCACTGCAGGAGGAAAACCAGCTGCTGCAGCAGGAGCTGTCCCACGTGGAGGACCTGCTCGCCCAGAGCCGTGCGGAGCGCGACGAGCTGGCCATCAAGTACAATGCGGTCAGCGAGAGG ACCCTCCAGTACAGGAAGAAGTGCTCGGAGCTGGAGCAGCAGCTGGTGGAGAGATCCACAGAGCTGGAGCAGCAGCGGCTGAGG GACACGGAGCACAGCCATGACCTGGAGAGTGCCCTTGTCCGcctggaggaggagcagcagag GAGTGCCAGCCTGGCCCAGGTGAACTCCATGCTCCGAGAGCAGCTGGACCAGGCGAACTCAGCCAACCAGGCTCTGAGCGAGGACATACGCAAGGTGACCGCCGACTGGACACGCTGTCGGAAGGAGCTGGAGCAGCGGGAGGCGGCGTGGAGGCGTGAGGAAGAG TCTTTCAACACCTACTTCAGCAATGAGCACAGCCGTCTGCTCCTCCTCTGGAGGCAGGTTGTGGGGGTCCGACGGCTGGTCAGCGAGGTGAAGATGTCCACCGAGAG AGACCTGCTGCATTTGGGAGGGGAGCTGGCCCGGACCTCAAGAGCCATCCAGGAGGCGGACCTGGGGCTGAGCACCGGCCTGCAGCTGGCTGAGAGCCGGGCCGAGGCGGCCCTGGAGAAGCAGGCGCTGCTGCAGCTACAGCTGGACGAGCAGCTGCGGGACAAGGTGCTCCAGGAGAAGGAGCTGGCCCAGCTGCAGGTGCAGAGCAACCTGGACAAGGCCAATCTCAGTGCCAG AGTGACCGAGCTGGCCCTGACAGTGGAGCGCCTTCAGAACCAGAATCTGGAGAAGGATCGGGTCAACAAGGCCCTGAGCGAGAAGCTTGAGGCCCTG GAATCCCTGCGGCTCCAGGAGCAGGCGGCCCTGGAGACAGAGGACGGAGAGGGTTTGCAGcagaccctgagggacctggcaCAG GCGGTGCTGTCGGACATGGAGAGTGGGGTCCAGCTAAGCGGCTCTGAGCGCACGGCGGATGCATCGGACGGCAGCCTGCGGGGGCTCTCGGGCCCCAGAACCCCCTCCCCGCCGCGGCGTTCCTCGCCGGCCCGCGGCCGATCCCCGCGCCGAGGCCCATCCCCAGCCTGCTCCGACTCCTCCACACTCGCCCTGATCCACTCTGCCCTGCACAAGCGCCAGCTGCAGATTCAG GACATCCGTGGGCGCTATGAGGCCAGCCAGGACCTCCTGGGCGCCCTACGGAAGCAGCTCAGTGACAGCGAGAGTGAGCGCCGCGGCCTGGAGGAGCAGCTGCAGCGTCTGCGGGACGAGACCAGTGGGGCCACCCAGGCTCACGAGGATGCCCAGCGTGAGGCCCAGCGTCTGCGGAGCACCGTGGACCTTCTGAGCAG AGAGAAGGACAGCCTGGCCTGCAGCCTGCAGGCAGCCCAGCAGCAGGCCGAGGAACTGCGGCAGGAGCGGGAGAAGCTGCAGGCGGCCCAGGAGGAGCTGAGGCGCCAGCGGGACCGGCTGGAGGAGGAGCGGGAGGACACCGCGCAGGACAGCACGCGGGCTCGCAGGGAGCTGGAGCGCAG CCACAGACAGCTAGAGCAGCTGGAAGGGAAGCGCTCGGGGCTGGCGAAAGAGCTGGTGGCCGTGAGGGAAGCGCTGAGCTCTGCCACGCTGCAGCGGGACATGCTGCAGGCGGAGAAGGCCGAGGTGGCCGAGGCGCTGACCAAG GCGGAGGCCGGCCGCGTGGAGCTCGAGCTCTCGGTGACCAAGCTGAGAGTAGAGGAGGCCTCGCTCCGGGACTCCTTGTCCAAGCTGAGCGCCCTCAACGAGAGCCTCGCACAGGACAAGCTGGGTCTGAACCGCCTTGTCGCCCAG CTCGAAGAGGAGAAGGCCGCCCTGTTGGGCCGGCAGCGGCAGGTGGAGCAGGAGGCCTCCTTGGCGAGGGAGGAGCAGGAGCGGCTGGAGCAGCTGCGGCTGGAGCAGGAGGTGGAGCAGCAGGGCCTGGAGGGCTCCCTGCGGGTGGCGGAGCAGGCCCGGGAGGCCCTGGAGTTCCAGCTTCCCTCGCTGCACCAGGAGCGCTCCCGGCTGCAGGAGCAGCTGGCCCAG CTCTCCCGGCAGCTGAGCGGGCGGGAGCACGAGCTGGAGCAGGCACGGAGGGAGACCCAGCGGCAGGTGGAGGCGCTGGAGAGGGCGGCCCGGGAGAAGGAGGCGCTAGCCAAGGAGCGGGCTGGCCTGGCGGTGCAGCTGGCAGCTGCTGAGCGAGAAGGCCGGACCCTGTCGGAGGAGGCCACTCGCTTACG CCTAGAGAAGGAAGCCCTGGAGAGTAGCCTGTTTGAGGTGCAGCGGCAGCTGGCGCAGCTTGAGGCCCGCCGGGAGCAGCTGGAAACCGACGGCCAGGCCCTGCTGCTGGCCAAGGAAGCCCTGACCG GGGAGCTGGCAGGCCTACGGCAACAGATGACAATtacagagcagaaggcagctctGGACAAGGAGCTGATGGCACAGAAGCTGGTGCAGGCTGAGCGAGAGGCCCAGGCTTCTCTCCGGGAGCAGCGGACGGCCCACGAGGAGGACTTGCAACGACTTCAGCGCGAGAAG GAGGCAGCCTGGCGGGAGCTGGAGGCCGAGCGGGCCCAGCTGCAGAACCAGCTGCAGCGGGAGCGGGAGGAGCTGCTGGCGCGGCTGGAGGCGGAGAAGGAGGAGCTGAGCGAAGAGATCGCGGCCCTGCAGCAGGAGCGGGACGAGGGCCTCCTCCTGGCCGAGAGCGAGAAGCAGCAG gccctgtccctgaaGGAGTCCGAGAAGACGGCACTGTCAGAGAAGCTGCTGGGCACGCAGCACAGCCTGGCCGCCATCTCCCTGGAGATGGAGCGGCAGAAGAGAGATGCTCAGAGCCGGCAGGAGCAGGACCGGGTAGGGCAGGCCAGGCAG AGCACCGTGAACGCCCTGACGTCCGAGCTGCGGGACCTGCGGGCCAAGCTGGAGGAGGCCACTGCCGCCCATGCCCAGGAGGCCAAGAGGCTACAAGAACAGGCCCGAAACCTGGAAAGGCAGCGGGAATCCTCAGCGCGCGAG GCAGAAGAGCTGCGGACGCAGCTGCGCCTGCTGGAGGATGCCCGGGACGGACTGCGGCGGGAGCTGCTGGAGGCCCAGCGCAAGGTGCGCGAGGGACAGGATGGCCGCGAGGCCCAGCGCCAGGAGGCCAGCGAGCTGCGGCGCAGCCTGAGCGAGGGCGTCCAGGAGCGCGAGGCCCTGCGGCGGTCCAACGAGGAGCTGCGGGCCGCCGTGAAGAAGGCCGAGAGCGAGCGGATCAG CCTGAAGCTTGCCAACGAGGACAAGGAGCAGAAGCTGGCACTGCTCGCGGACGCGCGGGTGGCCGTGGGCAAGGAGGCCGAGGAGCTGCGGGCCGGGCTGCAGGAGGTGGAGCGCTCCCGGCTGGAGGCCCGCAGGGAGCTGCAGGAGCTCCGGCGGCAG ATGAAGATGCTGGACAGTGAGAACGCCAGGCTGGGCCGGGAGCTGGTGGAGTTGCAGGGTCGCCTGACGCTGGGCGAGCGGGCAGAAAAGGAGGGCCGGCGGGAGGCCCTGGGCCTCCGACAGAAGCTACTGAAGGGCGAGGCCAACTTGGAGGCCATGCGGCAGGAG GTCCAGGGGGCCCAGAGGAAGCTGCAGGAGCAAGAGGGCGAGTTCCGGGCCCGAGAGCGAGGCTTGctgggctccctggaggaggcgCGCAGCGCTGAAAAGCAGCAGCTGGACCACGCCCGCAGCCTGGAGCTGAAGCTGGAGGCGGCGCGGGCCGAGTCCGCGGAGCTGGGGCTGCGGCTAAGCGCGGCGGAAGGTCGGGCTCAAGGCCTGGAGGCCGAGCTGGCCCGCGTGGAGGCGCAGCGGCGCGCAGCCGAGGCCCAGCTGGGCGGCCTGCGCTCAGCTCTGCGCCGGGGCCTTGGCCTTGGGcgctcccccagcccagccccggtACCCTCGCCCAGCTCCCCGGCCCGGAGTGCCCCGGCTGGag GAAATGGCGAAGGGCTCTACAGCCCCAGCCCCTTGGAACACAGCCCTGGGTCTGAGCCACCATCCCCAGGACCTGCCACCTCCCCGGCATCCCCAGACCTGGACCCTGAGGCGGTGCGGGGGGCCCTCCGGGATTTCCTGCAGGAGCTACGGAGTGCGCAGAGACAACGG GATGAGCTTCGGGCCCAGATGAGCACCCTGAGTCGCCAGCTGGCCGAGATGGAGGCCGAGAGGGACAACGCGATGTCACGGGTGAGGCAGCTGCAGAAGGCTGTGGCCGAGAGTGAAGAAG CCCGGCGAGGTGTGGACGGCCGGCTGAGCGGGGCACAGGCACAGCTGGCAGAGCAGGAGGAGAGTGTGCGGCGCAGCGAGCGGGAGCGCCGGGCTGCCCTGGACCAGGTGGCTGCCCTGGAGAGGAGCCTGCAGGCCACGGAGAGTGAGCTCCGGGCCAGCCAG GAGAAGATCAGCAAGATGAAGGCCAACGAGGTGAAGCTGGAGAGCGACAAGCGGCGCCTGAAGGAGGTGCTGGACGCCTCCGAGAGCCGCACCATCAAGCTGGAGCTGCAGCGGCGCTCGCTCGAGGGGGAGCTGCAGCGCAGCCGCCTGGGCCTGAGTGACCgtgaggcccaggcccaggccctgcAGGACCGGGTAGACTCCCTGCAGAGACAG GTGGCAGACAGTGAGGTGAAGGCAGGGACCCTGCAGCTGACAGTGGATCGACTGAGTGGGGCTCTGGTCAAGGTGGAGGAGAGCGAGGGGGCCTTGCGGGACAAGGTGCAGGGCCTGACCGAAGCCTTGGCCCAGAATAATGCCAGCCTTACCAGCACCCAGGACAAGAATCTGCACCTGCAGAAGGCCCTCACTGCTTGCGAACATGACCGCCAAGTGCTCCAA GAACGGCTGGAAGCCGCCCGTCAGGCATTATCCGAGGCACGCAAGCAGAGCAGCTCCCTGGTGGAGCAGGTGCAGACGATGCGGGGCGAGCTGGCGGACCTGGAGCTGCAGCGGGCGGAGGCGGAGGGCCAGCTGCAACAGCTCCAGGAG gtgttGCGGCAGCGCCAGGAGGCTGAGGCTGCGGCCCTGCACACGGTCCAGAAGCTGCGGGACGAGCGGCGGCTACTGCAGGAGCGCCTGGACGGCCTGCAGGGCGCCCTCGGCCAGCTGGAGGTCGAGAAGCGGGAGGTGGAGCGGTCAGCGCTGCGCCTGGAGAAGGACCGCCTGGCCCTCAAGAGGATGCTGGACAAG GTGGAGCGCGAGAAGCTTCGTAGCCACGAGGACACAGTGCGGCTGAATGTGGAGAGGGGCCGCCTGGACCGCACGCTCACGGGGGCCGAGCTGGAGCTGGCTGAGGCCCAGAAGCAGATCCAGCTGCTGGAG GCCCAGGTGGCAGCCCTGGAGGCCCAGAGCCCGGCCCGGCTGGAGGccgaggagcagcagcagcaggagctgcAGCAGGAGGTGGAGCGCCTGCGCAGTGCCCAGGTGCAGACAGAGCGCACGCTGGAGGCGCGGGAGCGGGCCCACCGGCAGCGGGTGCGGGGCCTGGAGGAGCAG ACGTACCTTTATGCCTGCATGTGGGAACTCAAGCCCTCACCAAGCAGCCTGGACAATAAAGAAGCTGtatctccccctccccgccatgACCCACAGACCCTGGGTGGGGAAGATGTCGCAGTCCATCTTTCTGGGTGGGTCCGCTGGAGCTGGTGA